One Mycobacteroides abscessus ATCC 19977 genomic window carries:
- a CDS encoding transglycosylase domain-containing protein has translation MVGEENSVAPNSGPDSPRTPSTDDRPTSILDPIEDLPLYRRDDDAVAAARAALERDEDGGRGHEPPPPPGTPGRPGGSSRPPQRRRKRKSNGWKIFRNVMIALVLLAIVIPLATFALAYSVVDIPKPGDIRTSQVSTILASDGTTELAKVVPPEGNRVDIKIDQVPQHVRAAVMAAEDRDFYGNPGFSFSGLLRAVKNNMFGGDTQGGSTITQQYVKNAMVGSQRAGLGGLTRKAKEIVISTKMSQSWSKDQVMEAYLNIIYFGRGAYGISAASKAYFDKPVEQLTVSEGALLAALIQRPSRLDPAVDLPESTNRWNWVLDGMVTIGALSAQDRAGQVYPATVPPEQAAAQNATTGPNGLIKRQVMAELTDLFNIDEQTLNTEGLQITTTIDTKAQQAAENAVNTTLQSENPDLRTAVVSIDPRTGAVKAYYGGSNAQGLDYAQQGLQTGSSFKVFALVAALQQGIGLGYQLDSSELTYQGITIKNSEDASCGTCSVAEALKRSLNTSFYRLMLKLKNGPEDVAAAAHNAGIAENFPGVSHTLSEDGQGGPPNNGVVLGQYQTRVLDMASAYATLAASGTYRKPHFIQKVVNADGQVLFDAGSSDNTGEKRISDDVANNAISAMKPIAAYSRGHALAGGRESASKTGTAQLGDTKDNKDAWMVGFTPSLSTAVWVGTDDGKPIKTSWGGPIYGSGLPSDIWKKTMDGALDGTAKETFPKPGPIGGYAGVPTYVPPPPVPNGPPAPAPTGGGEVTVIQPTIEIAPGITIPVGPPTTVPVGPAAPPAGDVPPPGP, from the coding sequence ATGGTTGGCGAGGAGAATTCGGTAGCTCCCAACAGCGGCCCGGATTCACCGCGCACCCCCAGCACGGACGATCGTCCGACATCGATCCTGGACCCCATCGAGGATTTGCCGCTGTACCGGCGCGACGATGACGCCGTGGCCGCCGCGCGTGCCGCGCTGGAACGCGACGAAGACGGTGGCAGGGGACATGAGCCACCACCACCTCCGGGCACACCCGGCAGGCCGGGCGGTTCGTCGCGGCCCCCGCAGCGTCGCCGTAAGCGAAAGAGCAACGGCTGGAAAATCTTCCGCAATGTGATGATCGCCCTGGTGCTGCTGGCCATCGTGATTCCGTTGGCGACATTCGCCCTGGCGTACTCGGTGGTGGACATCCCCAAGCCCGGGGACATCCGTACCAGCCAGGTGTCCACCATCCTGGCCAGCGACGGCACCACAGAACTCGCGAAAGTTGTGCCACCGGAAGGGAACCGGGTCGATATCAAGATCGACCAGGTGCCGCAGCACGTGCGGGCGGCCGTGATGGCCGCCGAGGACCGCGACTTCTACGGCAACCCGGGCTTCTCGTTCTCGGGTCTGTTGCGCGCCGTCAAGAACAACATGTTCGGCGGCGATACCCAGGGCGGGTCGACCATCACCCAGCAGTATGTGAAGAACGCGATGGTCGGTTCGCAGCGCGCCGGCCTGGGCGGCCTGACCCGTAAGGCCAAGGAGATCGTGATCTCCACCAAGATGTCGCAGTCTTGGTCCAAGGACCAGGTGATGGAGGCCTACCTCAACATCATCTACTTCGGTCGCGGCGCCTACGGCATCTCCGCGGCGTCGAAGGCCTACTTCGACAAGCCGGTCGAGCAGCTGACGGTGTCCGAGGGTGCGCTGCTGGCTGCGTTGATCCAACGGCCGTCCCGTCTGGATCCCGCGGTGGACCTGCCCGAGTCCACGAATCGCTGGAACTGGGTGCTCGACGGCATGGTCACCATCGGTGCGCTGTCCGCTCAGGATCGCGCCGGGCAGGTGTATCCGGCCACGGTGCCGCCTGAGCAGGCCGCGGCACAGAACGCGACCACCGGTCCCAACGGTCTGATCAAGCGCCAGGTGATGGCCGAGCTCACCGACCTGTTCAACATCGACGAGCAGACCTTGAACACCGAGGGCCTGCAGATCACCACGACCATCGACACCAAGGCGCAACAGGCTGCCGAGAACGCGGTCAACACCACCTTGCAGAGCGAGAATCCGGATTTGCGGACGGCGGTGGTTTCCATCGACCCGCGCACGGGCGCGGTCAAGGCGTACTACGGCGGCTCCAACGCGCAGGGTCTGGACTATGCGCAGCAGGGTCTGCAGACGGGCTCCTCCTTCAAGGTGTTCGCTCTGGTGGCGGCGCTGCAGCAGGGGATCGGCCTGGGCTATCAGCTGGACAGCTCCGAGTTGACCTATCAGGGCATCACCATCAAGAACAGTGAAGACGCCTCGTGCGGAACGTGCTCGGTGGCTGAGGCGCTCAAGCGCTCGCTGAACACCAGCTTTTACCGCCTCATGCTGAAGCTGAAGAACGGGCCCGAAGACGTGGCCGCGGCCGCGCACAACGCCGGCATCGCCGAGAACTTCCCCGGTGTCTCGCACACCCTGTCCGAGGACGGACAGGGCGGTCCGCCCAACAACGGTGTGGTGCTGGGCCAGTATCAGACTCGGGTGCTGGACATGGCATCGGCGTACGCGACGCTGGCGGCCTCCGGTACCTATCGCAAGCCGCATTTCATCCAGAAGGTGGTGAACGCCGACGGCCAGGTGCTGTTCGACGCGGGCTCTTCCGATAACACCGGTGAGAAGCGCATCTCCGATGACGTTGCCAACAACGCGATCTCGGCGATGAAGCCCATCGCGGCTTACTCACGTGGACACGCGCTGGCCGGCGGTCGGGAATCGGCATCCAAGACCGGTACGGCACAGCTGGGCGACACCAAGGACAACAAGGACGCCTGGATGGTCGGTTTCACCCCGTCGCTCTCCACGGCGGTGTGGGTGGGCACCGACGACGGCAAGCCCATCAAGACCAGTTGGGGCGGGCCGATATACGGATCGGGTCTGCCGTCGGACATCTGGAAGAAGACCATGGACGGCGCTCTCGACGGCACCGCCAAGGAGACCTTCCCGAAGCCCGGCCCGATCGGCGGTTACGCCGGTGTGCCCACGTACGTGCCGCCGCCGCCGGTTCCGAACGGTCCGCCGGCGCCCGCGCCGACGGGTGGCGGAGAAGTGACGGTCATCCAGCCCACCATCGAGATCGCGCCCGGTATCACCATTCCGGTGGGGCCGCCGACGACGGTTCCGGTCGGTCCGGCGGCGCCCCCGGCGGGCGACGTACCACCGCCGGGGCCGTAG
- a CDS encoding DUF5318 family protein codes for MRLQRQVVDYALKRRSLLAEVYSGRTGVAEVCDANPYLLRAAKFHGKPSAVVCPICRKEQLTLVSWVFGEHLGAVSGSARTAEELVLLATRYSEFAVHVVEVCRTCSWNHLVKSYVMGALPAPKGTTPRQRTTRARTASE; via the coding sequence GTGCGATTGCAGAGACAGGTAGTGGATTACGCGCTCAAGCGCCGATCCCTGCTGGCAGAGGTCTATTCCGGGCGTACCGGTGTGGCTGAAGTCTGCGACGCGAACCCTTACCTGCTCCGGGCGGCTAAATTTCATGGAAAGCCCAGCGCCGTGGTGTGCCCGATCTGCCGCAAGGAGCAACTGACACTGGTGTCGTGGGTTTTTGGCGAACATCTGGGCGCAGTCTCGGGATCGGCGCGGACGGCCGAAGAACTCGTGCTGCTGGCCACCCGCTATTCGGAGTTCGCCGTGCATGTTGTCGAGGTATGCCGGACCTGCAGTTGGAATCATTTGGTGAAGTCGTATGTCATGGGCGCCCTGCCGGCGCCGAAGGGGACCACCCCGCGTCAGCGAACAACTCGTGCCCGGACGGCCAGTGAATAG
- a CDS encoding DUF1707 SHOCT-like domain-containing protein encodes MATRAKDSDREATCKALDTAFGDGQISTEEHRQRIALATRAQTLGELKGVVADLQITAHAAETPTAPPPRRRWPALAATAVVAAAIGAGAGIYATRPSAPDPGAVSDGIAPVVIAPAKLFSVPGLTGLLAQMRAKFGDTVGIELTIRATNASLVRIEASDPDLPITYPYQGGFRDGGAMPGTWRNVKIGDLSRFDPTKIVGVLRGAPETLNVPTAGDGGTVMVIKPSDDGVDITITVSDKDRTGRMLVAGNGEPKEVTPAS; translated from the coding sequence ATGGCGACCCGTGCCAAGGACTCCGACCGAGAAGCCACCTGCAAGGCGCTGGACACGGCCTTTGGCGATGGCCAGATCTCCACGGAAGAACACCGCCAGCGGATCGCCCTAGCCACCCGCGCACAGACCCTCGGCGAGCTCAAGGGCGTGGTCGCCGATCTGCAGATCACCGCTCATGCGGCCGAAACACCGACCGCCCCGCCGCCACGGCGACGCTGGCCGGCACTCGCTGCCACCGCGGTGGTCGCGGCGGCGATCGGGGCCGGAGCCGGGATTTATGCGACCCGGCCGTCGGCACCCGACCCGGGCGCCGTCAGCGACGGGATCGCTCCGGTGGTGATCGCGCCGGCGAAACTGTTCTCCGTCCCCGGCCTGACCGGCCTGCTGGCGCAGATGCGCGCCAAGTTCGGCGACACCGTCGGTATCGAACTGACGATCCGCGCGACCAACGCATCACTGGTCCGCATCGAAGCCTCCGACCCGGACCTGCCCATCACCTACCCGTATCAGGGCGGCTTCCGCGATGGCGGCGCGATGCCCGGCACCTGGCGGAATGTGAAAATCGGGGATTTGAGCAGGTTCGATCCCACCAAGATCGTCGGGGTTCTGCGCGGTGCACCCGAAACCCTGAACGTGCCCACCGCCGGGGACGGCGGGACCGTCATGGTGATCAAGCCCAGCGACGACGGTGTCGACATCACCATCACCGTCTCGGACAAGGACCGCACCGGACGCATGCTGGTCGCGGGCAACGGAGAGCCCAAAGAGGTCACGCCTGCGTCCTGA
- a CDS encoding DUF1707 SHOCT-like domain-containing protein has protein sequence MATRPPSQTRAKDSDRDATCQALDIALGDGQLSMEEHRERVTAATSAKTLGDLSALVTDLQLDAPPVALPREHKPSAWRQRTPFLVIAAFSAAVIALGVGLLVRESGTAERPGSAGAPGAVGRGAGPIDDGVAPTVIPRPAPAKKNIFTAPGLSTLIDRIHQKFGDSTGYELDLYPEYAIIERADPDEPKGLISYLYREGTFDDPDRRPRSFDNLGDVGAFDQAAILGIIRGAAQTLGIDRGEPSHVIIRPNAEGGLQINIYASRGNYESGYISVDAQGLNPKLYPPS, from the coding sequence ATGGCGACGCGACCTCCATCCCAAACTCGCGCCAAGGACTCCGATCGTGACGCGACCTGCCAAGCCCTCGACATCGCGCTGGGTGATGGCCAGTTGTCCATGGAGGAACATCGGGAAAGGGTTACCGCCGCGACCAGTGCGAAAACCCTTGGTGACCTCTCTGCACTGGTGACGGATCTACAGCTGGACGCGCCGCCCGTCGCACTCCCCAGAGAGCACAAACCTTCCGCGTGGCGTCAGCGCACACCATTCCTCGTCATCGCGGCGTTCAGTGCGGCCGTGATCGCCCTGGGTGTCGGGCTGCTGGTGCGGGAATCGGGAACTGCCGAAAGGCCCGGCTCTGCGGGCGCGCCCGGCGCCGTCGGTCGCGGTGCGGGTCCGATCGACGACGGGGTCGCCCCCACGGTGATCCCGCGGCCAGCGCCCGCCAAGAAGAACATCTTCACCGCCCCCGGGCTGTCCACGCTGATCGACCGCATCCATCAGAAGTTCGGTGACTCGACGGGATATGAGCTGGACCTCTACCCGGAGTACGCGATCATCGAACGCGCTGATCCCGATGAACCCAAGGGGCTGATTTCATACCTCTACCGGGAGGGCACTTTCGACGATCCCGATCGCCGACCGCGCTCGTTCGACAATCTCGGTGACGTCGGCGCATTCGACCAGGCCGCCATCCTCGGCATCATCCGGGGTGCCGCGCAGACCCTGGGGATCGACAGGGGCGAACCAAGTCACGTGATCATCCGGCCCAATGCGGAGGGCGGTTTGCAGATCAATATCTACGCTTCCCGCGGAAACTACGAATCCGGCTATATCTCCGTGGACGCCCAGGGGCTCAATCCCAAGCTCTACCCGCCGTCATAA
- a CDS encoding PadR family transcriptional regulator, with amino-acid sequence MLELAILGLLLESPMHGYELRKRLTGLLGAFRAFSYGSLYPALRRMQADGLIEEDAAPGINSAATMLRRGKRVYQLTTAGRSRFSELVADTGPQNYTDDGFGVHLAFFNRTPAEARMRILEGRRRQVEERREGLREAITRASSSFDRYTKQLHQLGLESSEREVKWLNDLIAAERTAQARVEER; translated from the coding sequence ATGCTGGAACTAGCCATTCTTGGCTTGCTGCTTGAGTCACCCATGCACGGCTACGAGCTGCGTAAGCGTCTGACCGGATTGCTCGGCGCGTTCCGGGCGTTCTCGTACGGCTCGCTGTATCCGGCCTTACGCCGGATGCAGGCCGACGGACTCATCGAAGAGGACGCCGCCCCCGGCATCAACAGCGCCGCGACAATGCTGCGACGCGGCAAGCGGGTCTACCAGCTCACCACGGCGGGCCGGTCCCGGTTCAGCGAGCTGGTGGCGGACACCGGGCCACAGAACTACACCGACGACGGCTTCGGCGTGCACCTGGCGTTCTTCAACCGCACACCGGCCGAGGCCCGGATGCGGATCCTCGAAGGCCGCCGCCGCCAGGTAGAGGAGCGCCGGGAGGGCCTGCGCGAGGCCATCACCCGGGCAAGCAGCTCGTTCGATCGGTACACCAAGCAGCTGCACCAGCTTGGACTGGAATCCAGTGAACGAGAAGTGAAGTGGCTCAACGACTTGATCGCTGCCGAGCGCACCGCGCAGGCACGGGTCGAGGAGCGTTAG
- a CDS encoding inositol-3-phosphate synthase, translating into MSNTSSEVRVAIVGVGNCASSLVQGVQYYQDADENSTVPGLMHVKFGPYHVRDVKFVAAFDVDAKKVGFDLSEAISASENNTIKIADVPPTDVIVQRGPTLDGIGKYYADTIEVSDSEPVDVVKVLKDNNVDVLVSYLPVGSEEADKFYAQCAIDAKVAFVNALPVFIASDPVWAKKFEDAGVPIVGDDIKSQVGATITHRVMAKLFEDRGVTLDRTYQLNVGGNMDFKNMLERERLESKKVSKTQAVTSNLNGSLADKVYDKNVHIGPSDYVAWLDDRKWAYVRLEGRAFGDVPLNLEYKLEVWDSPNSAGIIIDAVRAAKIALDRGLGGPILPASAYLMKSPPKQLADDVARAELEQFIAG; encoded by the coding sequence ATGTCCAACACATCATCTGAGGTGCGGGTCGCCATCGTCGGCGTCGGTAACTGCGCATCCTCACTGGTTCAGGGCGTGCAGTACTACCAGGATGCGGACGAGAACTCGACGGTTCCGGGTCTGATGCACGTCAAGTTCGGGCCGTACCACGTGCGTGACGTCAAGTTCGTCGCCGCCTTCGACGTGGACGCCAAGAAGGTCGGTTTCGACCTTTCCGAGGCCATCTCGGCCTCGGAGAACAACACCATCAAGATCGCCGATGTGCCGCCGACGGACGTCATCGTGCAGCGCGGGCCCACCCTGGACGGCATCGGCAAGTACTACGCCGACACCATCGAGGTCTCCGACTCCGAACCGGTCGACGTCGTGAAGGTGCTCAAGGACAACAACGTTGACGTCCTGGTCTCCTACCTGCCGGTCGGTTCGGAAGAGGCCGACAAGTTCTACGCGCAGTGCGCCATCGACGCCAAGGTCGCGTTCGTCAACGCGCTGCCCGTCTTCATTGCCTCGGACCCGGTGTGGGCCAAGAAGTTCGAAGACGCCGGCGTGCCGATCGTGGGCGACGACATCAAGAGCCAGGTCGGCGCCACCATCACCCACCGCGTGATGGCCAAGCTGTTCGAGGACCGCGGTGTCACCCTGGACCGCACATACCAGCTGAACGTCGGCGGGAACATGGACTTCAAGAACATGCTCGAACGCGAGCGCCTGGAGTCCAAGAAGGTGTCCAAGACGCAAGCCGTGACCAGCAACTTGAATGGCTCCCTTGCCGACAAGGTGTACGACAAGAACGTGCACATCGGCCCGTCCGACTATGTCGCATGGCTCGACGACCGCAAGTGGGCGTACGTACGCCTCGAAGGCCGAGCCTTCGGTGACGTGCCGCTGAACCTCGAGTACAAGCTCGAAGTCTGGGACTCCCCCAACTCCGCCGGCATCATCATCGACGCGGTACGCGCGGCGAAGATCGCCCTGGACCGTGGCCTCGGCGGACCGATCCTGCCGGCCTCGGCCTACCTGATGAAGAGCCCGCCCAAGCAGCTCGCCGACGATGTCGCGCGCGCCGAGCTGGAGCAGTTCATCGCGGGGTGA
- a CDS encoding LLM class F420-dependent oxidoreductase, whose translation MTGFGISTTSADGYVSPDVLARAVEERGFEWLLFDDHSYFPVDTPDSIDAEFRARLPLIRDLPVVLAYAASATERLIVGSGVALLPQRDVLHTAKAWATVATLSGGRTVLGVGVGWNLGEVRNHGIDPAKRGAVLDEQLAALHALWTQEQAEFHGEHVDFGPVVARPRPARPLPVHVGGPSRAAQARALRVGDGWLPYAGTSTPDDVRRACGWFAEQGRADLPVTVSGVPGDHQLAGEYLGAGAERVLFDVHPLNEADTLRALDRLTEVVARLT comes from the coding sequence GTGACCGGATTCGGTATTTCCACCACATCAGCCGACGGATACGTGTCCCCGGATGTGCTCGCACGCGCTGTCGAGGAGCGCGGCTTTGAATGGCTGCTCTTCGATGATCATTCCTACTTCCCCGTCGATACCCCCGACTCGATCGATGCCGAGTTTCGCGCGCGGCTGCCGTTGATCCGCGACTTGCCGGTGGTGCTCGCGTACGCAGCGTCGGCCACCGAGCGGCTGATTGTCGGCTCGGGGGTGGCGTTGCTTCCCCAACGCGATGTGCTGCACACGGCCAAAGCCTGGGCGACGGTGGCGACCCTTTCCGGCGGGCGCACGGTGCTCGGCGTCGGGGTCGGATGGAATTTGGGGGAGGTGCGCAACCATGGCATCGACCCGGCGAAACGCGGCGCGGTACTCGACGAGCAACTCGCCGCACTGCACGCGCTGTGGACTCAGGAACAAGCCGAATTCCATGGTGAGCATGTCGATTTCGGTCCCGTCGTGGCGCGTCCGCGCCCGGCCCGCCCCCTTCCGGTGCACGTCGGTGGCCCCAGCCGGGCGGCGCAGGCGCGTGCGCTGCGGGTGGGTGACGGTTGGCTGCCCTACGCGGGAACGTCCACGCCCGACGATGTGCGCCGCGCATGCGGCTGGTTCGCCGAGCAGGGCCGTGCCGACCTGCCGGTCACCGTGAGCGGCGTGCCCGGCGATCACCAGCTGGCCGGCGAATACCTCGGTGCCGGTGCGGAGCGGGTTCTCTTCGACGTGCATCCGCTGAATGAAGCGGACACTCTGCGCGCATTGGACCGGCTGACCGAAGTCGTCGCGCGGCTCACCTAG
- a CDS encoding amino acid permease produces the protein MATTAAPSEGGLQHSLQKRHLTMIAIGGVIGAGLFVGSGATIQAAGPAAFLTYAITGVLIVLVMRMLGEMAVANPSTGSFADYSRRALGDWAGFSVGWLYWYFWVIVVGFEAVAGGKLIQDWLPHAPLWLIALLLMLAMTATNLFSVRSYGEFEYWFASVKVAAIVAFLVAGTCYVLGLWPGKKLDFSNLTVHEGFMPHGPGAIFSSIVIVIFSMVGAEIATIAAAESKDPAKAISQATNSVIYRVAIFFVGSIFLIAVIVPWNSPELGTSPYVTAFKTMGIPAADHIMRVVVLTAVLSCLNSAMYTASRMLFVLAGRGEAPRSWLKVNARGVPVQAILASSFIGFVCVILAYFFEHTVFLFLLNSSGAVILFVYLMIAISQYVLRRRTPEEKLLVKMWGYPALTILTAIGIVAILVAMGFQDATRTQLWTSLLSWGVILLLFAILRLTRRRTPEPGERTTR, from the coding sequence ATGGCGACCACGGCAGCGCCCAGCGAAGGCGGTCTGCAACATTCCCTGCAGAAGCGACATCTGACGATGATCGCGATCGGAGGGGTCATCGGCGCCGGCCTGTTTGTCGGGTCCGGCGCCACCATCCAAGCTGCCGGGCCCGCCGCGTTTCTCACCTACGCGATCACCGGCGTGCTCATCGTCCTGGTGATGCGGATGCTCGGCGAGATGGCCGTCGCCAACCCTTCCACCGGCTCCTTCGCCGACTACAGCCGCCGCGCGCTCGGCGACTGGGCGGGATTCTCCGTGGGCTGGCTGTACTGGTACTTCTGGGTGATCGTCGTCGGATTCGAAGCGGTGGCCGGGGGCAAGCTCATCCAGGACTGGCTCCCGCACGCGCCGCTCTGGCTGATCGCATTGCTTTTGATGCTGGCAATGACGGCCACCAATCTGTTCTCGGTGCGCTCCTACGGTGAATTCGAGTACTGGTTCGCCAGCGTGAAAGTGGCTGCGATCGTGGCGTTTCTGGTCGCCGGCACCTGCTACGTGCTGGGGCTGTGGCCGGGCAAGAAGCTGGATTTCTCGAATCTGACGGTCCACGAGGGGTTCATGCCGCACGGCCCTGGAGCGATCTTCTCCTCGATCGTAATCGTGATCTTCTCCATGGTGGGAGCCGAAATCGCGACCATCGCCGCTGCCGAATCGAAGGACCCCGCCAAAGCCATCAGCCAGGCCACCAACTCGGTGATCTACCGGGTGGCCATCTTCTTCGTGGGATCGATCTTTCTCATCGCGGTCATCGTGCCGTGGAACAGCCCCGAATTGGGCACCTCTCCGTACGTCACCGCGTTCAAGACGATGGGCATCCCTGCCGCCGACCACATCATGCGGGTCGTCGTGCTCACCGCCGTGCTCTCGTGTTTGAACTCGGCAATGTACACCGCCTCGCGCATGCTCTTCGTGCTCGCCGGCCGCGGGGAAGCGCCCCGCAGCTGGCTCAAGGTCAACGCGCGCGGCGTGCCGGTACAGGCCATTCTGGCGTCCTCGTTCATCGGGTTCGTCTGCGTCATCCTGGCGTACTTCTTCGAGCACACCGTATTCCTGTTTCTGCTCAACTCCTCCGGCGCGGTAATCCTGTTCGTGTACTTGATGATTGCCATCTCGCAATATGTCCTGCGCCGCCGCACACCGGAGGAGAAGCTCCTCGTCAAGATGTGGGGCTACCCTGCCCTGACCATTCTGACCGCGATCGGAATCGTCGCCATCCTGGTGGCCATGGGATTCCAGGACGCCACCCGCACCCAGCTGTGGACAAGCCTGCTGTCCTGGGGCGTGATCCTGCTGCTCTTCGCGATACTGCGGTTGACGCGGCGGCGCACCCCCGAGCCCGGCGAACGGACTACCCGGTGA
- a CDS encoding phosphotransferase family protein encodes MAAPHHIDPKSVDFDVVSHWMDEQGLPGGQLTDISAITGGTQNIMVRFSRGGREYVLRRPPKHLREASNNVIRREARLLGALRGQGVPAPELIAACTDETVLGGAVFYLMEPVDGFNASVGLPELHAGNAEIRHQMGLEAVSGIAALGALDYQELGLDGYGNPDGFLERQVPRWLKELDSYAKHDGYPGPDIPGLQSVANWLERHRPSQWKPGIMHGDFHLANMMFRNDGPQLAAIVDWEMSTIGDPLLDLGWMLATWPSETDDASLGGALVQAGGLPTPQELVAHYAERTDRDLGAMDWYTVLACFKLGIILEGTHARACAGKAPVAVGDYLHGLTLQLFKRAVAITG; translated from the coding sequence ATGGCGGCTCCACACCACATCGACCCGAAAAGCGTTGATTTTGATGTTGTTTCGCACTGGATGGATGAACAAGGTCTTCCCGGCGGACAGCTGACGGATATCTCCGCGATCACCGGCGGCACCCAGAACATCATGGTGCGCTTCAGCCGTGGAGGCCGCGAGTATGTGCTGCGGCGACCGCCCAAGCATCTGCGCGAGGCCAGCAACAACGTGATCCGCCGGGAGGCGCGACTGCTCGGAGCACTACGCGGGCAGGGAGTTCCGGCGCCCGAGCTCATTGCGGCGTGCACCGACGAGACCGTGCTGGGCGGCGCTGTCTTCTACCTGATGGAGCCCGTGGACGGATTCAATGCGTCGGTCGGCCTGCCGGAACTGCATGCCGGCAATGCCGAAATTCGGCATCAGATGGGCTTGGAGGCGGTCAGCGGCATCGCGGCCCTCGGCGCGCTCGACTACCAGGAACTGGGCCTGGACGGATACGGCAATCCGGACGGCTTCCTGGAACGGCAGGTGCCACGCTGGCTCAAGGAGCTCGACTCGTACGCCAAGCACGACGGGTACCCGGGGCCGGATATCCCGGGCCTGCAATCGGTGGCGAATTGGCTTGAGCGGCACCGGCCCTCGCAATGGAAACCGGGCATCATGCACGGGGACTTTCACCTGGCCAACATGATGTTCCGCAACGACGGACCGCAGCTGGCGGCGATCGTGGACTGGGAGATGTCCACCATCGGGGATCCGCTGCTGGATTTGGGCTGGATGCTGGCCACGTGGCCGTCCGAGACCGACGACGCGTCCTTGGGTGGCGCGCTGGTTCAGGCCGGGGGCCTGCCCACACCGCAGGAGCTTGTCGCGCATTACGCGGAACGCACGGACCGCGATCTCGGTGCGATGGATTGGTACACGGTGTTGGCGTGCTTCAAGCTCGGCATCATCCTGGAGGGCACACATGCCCGCGCGTGCGCCGGGAAAGCACCTGTGGCGGTGGGGGACTACCTGCACGGACTGACGTTACAGCTGTTCAAGCGCGCGGTAGCGATCACCGGGTAG
- a CDS encoding acyl-CoA dehydrogenase family protein, with translation MAWDFETDPEYQELLDWADEFVRTEVEPLDYVFPNPYDKSDTVAMDYVRPLKEEVKRRGLWACHLGPELGGPGYGQLKLALLNEILGRSVWAPSIFGCQAPDTGNAEILAHYGTEAQKAKYLQPLMDGDIGSCYVMTEPQGGSDPTLFKTTAVRDGDEWILNGEKWFNSEARHAAFWIVMAVTNTEVSPYQGMSMFIVDPNAPGVEIVRNITVHGFSEDEAYTRFTNARIPAENMLGAEGGAFAIAQTRLGGGRVHHAMRTVAQVRKAFDMMCERVVSREARGGTIAKLQMTQERIADSWIEMESFRLLVLRTAWLIDKHQDYLKVRKDISAIKAAMPKVMHDVAQRALHLHGSLGVSEEMPLAKMFLYSEVMGLVDGPTEVHKVTIAKEVLKDYTPYEGLFPPSHIPALTEKARAHVAARLEHRVGNL, from the coding sequence ATGGCATGGGATTTCGAAACCGACCCGGAATACCAGGAACTGCTTGACTGGGCCGACGAGTTTGTCCGCACCGAGGTCGAACCCCTCGATTACGTGTTCCCCAACCCATACGACAAGTCCGACACGGTGGCCATGGATTACGTGCGGCCGCTCAAGGAAGAGGTCAAACGCCGCGGCCTGTGGGCATGTCATCTGGGACCGGAGCTGGGTGGTCCGGGTTACGGCCAGCTCAAGCTGGCGCTGCTCAACGAGATTCTGGGTAGGTCGGTGTGGGCTCCTTCGATCTTCGGATGCCAGGCACCCGATACCGGCAATGCCGAGATCCTCGCGCACTACGGCACCGAAGCGCAGAAGGCCAAATACCTGCAGCCACTGATGGACGGCGACATCGGGTCCTGTTATGTGATGACCGAGCCGCAGGGCGGATCGGATCCGACGCTGTTCAAGACCACCGCCGTCCGTGACGGTGACGAATGGATCCTCAATGGTGAGAAGTGGTTCAACTCCGAGGCGCGGCACGCCGCGTTCTGGATCGTCATGGCCGTCACCAACACCGAAGTCAGTCCCTATCAGGGGATGTCGATGTTCATCGTCGACCCGAACGCGCCCGGTGTCGAGATCGTCCGGAACATCACGGTGCACGGGTTCAGTGAAGACGAGGCCTACACCCGCTTCACCAACGCCCGCATTCCTGCCGAGAACATGCTGGGTGCCGAGGGGGGTGCGTTCGCCATCGCACAGACGCGTCTCGGTGGTGGTCGTGTACATCACGCCATGCGCACGGTGGCCCAGGTACGCAAGGCCTTCGACATGATGTGCGAACGCGTCGTCAGCCGGGAGGCCCGAGGCGGCACCATCGCCAAACTCCAGATGACCCAGGAACGTATCGCCGACAGCTGGATCGAGATGGAATCATTCCGGCTGCTGGTGTTGCGGACCGCCTGGTTGATCGATAAGCACCAGGATTACTTGAAGGTACGCAAGGATATTTCGGCCATCAAGGCGGCGATGCCCAAGGTGATGCACGATGTCGCCCAGCGCGCACTGCATCTGCATGGCTCACTCGGGGTGTCCGAAGAGATGCCGCTGGCCAAGATGTTTCTGTATTCGGAGGTCATGGGTCTGGTCGACGGCCCGACCGAGGTACACAAGGTCACTATCGCCAAGGAAGTCCTCAAGGACTACACCCCTTACGAGGGTCTGTTTCCGCCCAGCCACATCCCGGCATTGACGGAGAAGGCGCGCGCCCATGTCGCGGCCCGGCTCGAACATCGGGTGGGAAATCTGTGA